One Triticum dicoccoides isolate Atlit2015 ecotype Zavitan chromosome 3B, WEW_v2.0, whole genome shotgun sequence genomic window, TCTGACGCTGAAACGGGTGGTTGACGTGCAGGTGTCGACCGTCAGAGAGAGCAGATCGGACGACAGGAGGTTCTCCATCTTCTCGGGGACCAAGAGGCTGCACCTGCGGGCCGAGACGAGGGAGGACAGGGCCGCGTGGCTCGAGGCGCTCCGTGCCACCAAGGAGATGTTCCCGAGGATGTCCACCAGCGAGATGGTCGGGCCGGGGGACACTGCGGCGGCCGCGGCGGTCTCCACCGAGCGCCTGAAGAAGCGCCTGCAGCAGGAAGGGGTCAGCGATGCTGCCATTGCTGACAGCGAGAGGATCGTGCGGGAGGAGTTCGAGGCGCTGCACAAGCAGCTTGTGCTTCTCAAGCAAAAGCAGGCGCTACTCCTTGACACGCTCCGCCACCTAGAGGTATTCATATCTATCTGACCCTGCTTCGAACAGAACTTGATCCTGCATGGGAGTAGGAAATTTTGAGTCCACTGCATGGTGTGATATTGTGCCATTCTCTACATGGTTTAATTAATGAAGAAACAAGTACAGAGCTACTGACGTACGCTGGTGAATTTCTGACTTACGCTGGTGAATAACTCCACACACATATACCATCTAAAATAGCTGTAACTCTAGAATGTCAGACAAAACTGTGGTGGTTTGGTTCAATATGAGCATTGCTGATTGGTTAGCCGAAGTGTAAGCAAACTATATACATGCATGAGCGGATGGACATCATATTTACTAGGGCTGTCTTTGGTTCACGGGATAGCTTTGAGTGGCTATGGGTATCCCAAATGGTTAGAGATAGCCATCTATGCTTTTGGTTCGAGGGACGAGGGGTGGATAGGTTGACCATTCAATCAGCATGGACCGTTTGATAACTGTTTGATACGTGATAACCACTTTTTTAGTTGTAAATTAGTAACTTGTAGTTCCGTTAGCAACAGTTTTGGAGATCAGTCTAgatcttctccctctctccctttccATTCATGATTTCTTCATTTGCTGTTCTTAGATACCAACTTTCCGAGGTCTTGAATGCACATATTGGATTTCTCTTTTATGGAGTCCTCGGTGTTCCTTGCAAACTCTCTTTGGATTATATCATGAATGTCGATTCAATATTTGATTTACTTTTGTCGACAACTTAAATTACCATTCCTCTTTTTTCAGAAGGAAGTGGTAGCGAGTCTGATGATTACAATGAACCACAAGATCCTGTTGAAGAGGAGACTGACGATGAAGAGAAGATATATTTTGATACAACTGATTTCCTTTCATCTAGTTCTTTTAAAAGCAAGATCCTGAGTCATctatttttgaacggagggagtagaacttaAGTAGTTTAACCTGAAACATAAGTAGCTTAGAGGTGGTTTTGTTCGATTTTGCACCGTGTCCTCTACTCCTCTTCAGGTTGTTCTTGTTATCTCCTGCTTTGCAGTTGTAGTATATATCCAATCTTAGTTTTTGTTTGTACCAAAGAGGATATCAATGTACTTATGTGATTACTCCTGTTTGTGTCCTACATATTACACCTTTATGCAATGTCTTCCGTTTTACTCTAAACTCATTCGAGTGCATTCTAAATCCGCCTCTAACACTTCTTGGTGTCATTATGTTTAACCTGTTCTCTACCATTTTGTTTCTTTGCAAAGATGTCAGAACTTTTCTGTGTGCATGTTATCTGTAGTAGTGGCAATAACTAACTTGTGATTGGACATGTTTATTTGCTTATTTCTATCATGAGATGAACCACATTTATGCATCTTACATCTCTATGTTGAATACTCAGGGGGATAGTGTGATGAGGATTCTAAGCGTTGCAGCATTTGTTGTTTCTAGTTATGCCTCTACGGATGGAAGGAGTTGTAAGCCCTTCAACCCTCTTCTTGGGGAGACCTATGAAGCAGATTATCCAGATAAAGGTCTTCGTTTTTTCTCAGAAAAGGTATTTTTATGAACCTTTAGAAATCCAGTAATATGAAGAACAGGTTCTTACTGTTGGTTAACATAGTCCACTGTTCATTCTCCTAACTTATTTCTTACATTCTGATAGTGAGTTTATGTAACATAACACCTTAAACTTCTCCATGAACTAGTTTGAATACTGCTTTCAGAACAGCCCGCTGCAATACTGCTGCAGTGCCCCATGTAGACGTTACTTCGGATTTTCTACTCTGTACATGTTGAATCATCAAATAGCCTTTCTTTTGTAGACTAACAGATATTTGAGGCCACTACAGATTTTCTTGAAGTTTAGTTTATTTGCTTCTGCATGTTGGTTTATATAAAAATATTCAATACCACTTGCCAGGTTAGTCATCATCCAATGGTTGTTGCATGCCACTGTGAGGGAAATGGCTGGAGGTTTTGGGCAGATAGCAACCTAAAGAGCAAGTTCTGGGGTCGCTCCATTCAACTTGATCCTGTTGGTGTGTTAACACTGCAGTTTGATGATGGTGAAGTTTTCCAGTGGAGCAAGGTATTATTACCTAGTTATCAAGAAATGGTTAACTCTGTGAAATGATTGACTCTGTGAAATGATTAACTGAAAATATGCTATCACAGGTGACCACTTCCATTTACAATCTCATATTGGGTAAACTGTACTGTGATCACTATGGTAATATGCGCATTCAAGGTAATCGCGAATATTCATGTAAGCTGAAGTTCAAGGAGCAGTCAATTATTGATCGCAACCCTCATCAGGTATTTAATAAATTGCCTGTATACTAGATGTATTTTGTATGCTTGTTCTTCTGATTTCTCCTTTTATTTCCTAACTTTGCAGTTTGTTTGTCACTAAGATGATGCTTTTCCATGCATATTAGTTAAAGAAAGTGATGCATCTTTGCCTTTTGGCAAGACATATTTTTAGCAGTTTATATATATTCATTTGAAAGCATAATGGGTTCACCTTTTAACAATGTGTATCGATTTCCTTTGAAAAATAGTTGGTGTTTAATGTGATGTTTCTCAAAGTTTTGGCACCCAGGAATTTTAGAATCTAACTTGAAAATGATACAAGTCTTGAGCCTTATGCTATTATTTTGAAAAAAAGGCAATATTGCgcacaaataaaataaatagtattTTGGCTCAGAAATCAACTACTGAATTCAAAGGACCATTTTGACCCTATTGTGCTCCGAAATCAACTATTGAATTCAAAGGACCATTTTGGCCCTATAGTGCTCTGAATAGTTTGATCATATTCCAACTTCAGCCTTTTGGGCAGTGAAGCCTCATACAGAGGGTGGGCTTTTATCTAGAAATAGGCTGAAATGTTACTTGTACCACCTGAATAAAACAGTGAGAATTGAAAGCATAAAGCTCATTGACTCCCAATCCAGAAATGTTCCATCCTACCAGCCAAATGTAGACATGATAACTTCAGCCAATCTGCTTCATTAGTTACGAATGGTTTCATTAGATAATAATGAGTAAGTGAAGAAGTTGAATGGAAATAGTCGATATTTGCATTGTGGCTGTTGGATTAATCAGCCTATGTAGTATGTACATATACTTAGAAGGTGATCCGAAGTTTAGTTGGTTGTCGAAGAAGAATAAATTCATAAATCAAATGTGCAAAATTAGTCCAGTCATCTCAGTTTCAGGTTCATAGAGAAGATACTGATTTCTATATATGATTTAGCCAATTGAAATTCACACTGCACTGTGCCTGTCTCACTGAAGTTGTTAGTTACTTGGTCTGAAAAAATGACAgtattgacatgttataaatagtttgtttgtgtttctgtttattttgttacattttgcagggataaagtgaagaaaaagaagaaaagattactagaagattagctttaggtttttttttatttccttgcaattttccttttattggaaacttgtaaagacattgtaatatgcttactataataaaaattggagactaatatgatgaattgtattcggagattaatatgatgaattgtattcaaagactaatcttctattgtattcgatgaatctgttgttgatgtgtgctgtctatattttgtcaaattatacattttgtaacctgtgcaaaaaacagaaaataaaaaataaaaaaaacctagtattcatactaatggcgcatcacatgacagtgcgccattagtatgacaaagcatactaatggcgcatcactggacagtgcgccattagtatgccgctgtTACTAATGGAGCATctcgtggtcgtgcgccattagtatgccaaagcacctgggtatacatggcccctgggaggcatactaatggcgcaccgtggcctatactaatggcgcaccagtggtgcgccattagtataccagatactaatggtgcaccactgatgcgccattagtaaaaattactaatggcgtgctgttaatggcgcaccacagatgcgccattaatggccatattaggtgcgccattagtaggggtttttctagtagtgatagatcataaactttcttgaaaactagcaaacttcattctcagtcatcaaaaaattgcaattcatcttatttttaggaagggtctatgtcagagctttgatttagcaaactccccatactcaactatcatatagtcttctacaattgctaacactcacacaatacttgcggttatggagttttaatcagacactgagaaagataggggcttatagtgttgcctcccaacgtattcacctttgggtgatgtcaacaataatagttcacgataacttacatccaattggatatatatatatatatatatatatatcaggatctttccaacacgaggtgcttgccaaaggataaaatgaaaaagggaaaggtgaagatcaccttgactcttgcataaagtaaaagacacaaagcaaaagataggcccttcgcagagggaagcagaggttgtc contains:
- the LOC119279645 gene encoding oxysterol-binding protein-related protein 1C-like, which codes for HGHHQTPRKPLGEIHLKVSTVRESRSDDRRFSIFSGTKRLHLRAETREDRAAWLEALRATKEMFPRMSTSEMVGPGDTAAAAAVSTERLKKRLQQEGVSDAAIADSERIVREEFEALHKQLVLLKQKQALLLDTLRHLECDWTCLFAYFYHEMNHIYASYISMLNTQGDSVMRILSVAAFVVSSYASTDGRSCKPFNPLLGETYEADYPDKGLRFFSEKVSHHPMVVACHCEGNGWRFWADSNLKSKFWGRSIQLDPVGVLTLQFDDGEVFQWSKVTTSIYNLILGKLYCDHYGNMRIQGNREYSCKLKFKEQSIIDRNPHQVFNKLPVY